Proteins from one Juglans microcarpa x Juglans regia isolate MS1-56 chromosome 6S, Jm3101_v1.0, whole genome shotgun sequence genomic window:
- the LOC121237462 gene encoding transcription factor ILR3-like, protein MVSPENTNWLFDYDLIEDIPVADGNFPASNTGFSWPAQALNGSSNASVEIDVSLGDSDGVKDSGLKKRGRSESCCASSSKASREKLRRDRLNDRFVELGSILEPGRPPKTDKAAILIDAARMVTQLRGEAQKLKDSNSSLQEKIKELKVEKNELRDEKQRLKVEKEKLEQQLKAMNAQPSFLPAPPAIPAGFASQGQAPGNKLVPFIGYPGVAMWQFMPPAAVDTSQDHVLRPPVA, encoded by the exons ATGGTCTCTCCTGAAAACACCAACTGGCTCTTCGATTACGACTTGATCGAAGATATTCCTGTTGCCGATGGGAATTTCCCTGCTTCCAACACGGGATTCTCCTGGCCCGCGCAGGCCTTGAATGGTTCTTCTAATGCTAG TGTGGAAATTGATGTCTCATTGGGGGATTCAGATGGCGTCAAGGACTCTGGCCTAAAGAAGAG GGGTAGATCTGAGTCATGCTGTGCATCTAGTTCCAAAGCTTCCCGGGAGAAGCTGCGGAGGGATAGGCTGAATGACAG GTTTGTGGAACTGGGCTCTATTCTGGAGCCTGGAAGGCCTCCAAAAACAGACAAGGCTGCTATTTTAATTGATGCAGCCCGAATGGTGACTCAGTTAAGGGGTGAAGCCCAGAAGTTGAAGGACTCAAATTCAAGTCTCCAGGAGAAGATTAAAGAGTTGAAG GTTGAGAAGAACGAGCTTCGCGATGAGAAGCAGAGGCTGAAGGTGGAGAAAGAAAAGTTGGAGCAGCAACTAAAAGCCATGAATGCACAGCCTAGCTTCTTGCCAGCCCCTCCAGCAATCCCTGCCGGATTTGCTTCTCAGGGCCAGGCCCCTGGCAACAAGTTGGTGCCTTTTATTGGTTACCCAGGAGTGGCAATGTGGCAGTTCATGCCACCTGCTGCAGTGGATACCTCACAGGATCATGTACTCCGCCCACCTGTCGCTTAA
- the LOC121237461 gene encoding probable galacturonosyltransferase 12, which translates to MQLYISPSLRHISVFPGKGFKEFIKVKVGSRRVSYRVLFYSLLFFTFILRFAFVFTAVDTIDGDQSKCSSIGCLGKRLRPSIFGRRLDSNVPEVIYRILEEPIGKDELKGRSDVPQTLEDFMAEIKKTKSDAKTFAVKLREMITLLEQRTRTAKIQEYLYRHVASSSIPKQLHCLALKLANEHSTNAAARLQLPSAEFVPALADSSYFHFVLASDNVLATSVVATSLVRNSLHPQKVVLHIITDRKTYSPMQAWFSLHPLSPAIIEVKALHHFDWFSKGKVPVLEAMEKDQRVRSQFRGGSSAIVANSTEKPQVIAAKLQALSPKYNSMMNHIRIHLPELFPSLNKVVFLDDDIVIQTDLSPLWDVDMNGKVNGAVETCRGEDKFVMSKRFRSYLNFSHPLISNSFNPNECAWAYGMNIFDLEAWRKTNISLAYHYWLEQNLKSDLSLWQLGTLPPGLIAFHGHVHIIDPFWHMLGLGYQENTSLADAESAGVIHFNGRAKPWLEIAFPQLRPLWAKYVNFTEKFIKSCHIRASS; encoded by the exons ATGCAGCTCTACATATCACCGAGTTTGAGGCACATATCAGTGTTTCCGGGGAAAGGTTTTAAAGAGTTTATCAAAGTGAAGGTTGGATCAAGGCGGGTTTCATATCGAGTGCTGTTCTATTCGCTTTTGTTCTTTACGTTTATTCTCCGATTTGCGTTCGTATTTACAGCAGTGGACACCATTGATGGAGATCAAAGCAAGTGCTCTTCCATAG GTTGCCTGGGAAAAAGATTAAGACCaagtatttttggaagaaggCTCGACTCGAAT GTCCCAGAAGTGATATACCGAATACTAGAAGAGCCCATTGGCAAAGATGAATTGAAAGGAAGATCTGATGTTCCTCAGACTTTGGAAGACTTCATGGCTGAGATTAAGAAAACCAAATCAGACGCCAAGACCTTTGCTGTCAAGCTTAGAGAGATG ATTACCCTTCTTGAACAAAGAACCCGGACAGCTAAAATTCAAGAATACTTGTACCGTCATGTAGCATCAAGTAGCATACCCAAACAGCTCCACTGCCTTGCGCTAAAGCTAGCCAACGAGCACTCCACCAATGCTGCTGCCCGCCTCCAGCTCCCTTCTGCTGAATTTGTCCCTGCCCTCGCTGACTCCTCTTACTTCCACTTTGTCCTTGCCTCCGACAATGTGCTCGCCACCTCTGTTGTTGCAACGTCACTTGTCCGCAACTCATTGCACCCCCAGAAGGTTGTCCTGCATATAATCACGGATAGAAAGACGTACTCTCCCATGCAGGCATGGTTCTCATTGCACCCGTTATCCCCTGCAATTATTGAAGTCAAGGCATTGCACCATTTTGATTGGTTCTCGAAGGGGAAAGTGCCAGTTTTGGAGGCAATGGAAAAGGATCAACGTGTGAGATCGCAATTTAGAGGTGGGTCATCGGCCATTGTGGCAAATAGTACTGAGAAGCCTCAAGTCATTGCAGCAAAGTTACAAGCATTGAGTCCTAAATACAACTCTATGATGAATCACATTAGAATACATCTACCAGAG TTGTTCCCAAGCCTAAACAAGGTGGTTTTTCTGGACGACGACATTGTGATCCAAACAGATCTTTCGCCACTATGGGATGTTGATATGAATGGAAAAGTGAATGGAGCAGTGGAAACATGCAGGGGAGAAGACAAGTTTGTCATGTCGAAGCGGTTCAGGAGCTATTTGAACTTCTCCCATCCTCTGATATCGAACAGTTTCAATCCCAATGAATGTGCATGGGCTTATGGCATGAACATCTTTGATCTAGAGGCATGGAGGAAGACAAACATTAGCCTTGCATATCATTACTGGCTTGAACAG AACTTGAAGTCGGACCTGAGCTTGTGGCAACTCGGGACATTACCCCCTGGACTAATAGCTTTCCATGGTCACGTCCATATCATCGATCCCTTTTGGCACATGCTGGGGCTTGGTTACCAGGAAAATACGAGCCTTGCTGATGCTGAGAGTGCTGGTGTCATCCATTTTAACGGAAGAGCGAAGCCATGGCTAGAGATAGCATTCCCTCAACTCAGGCCATTGTGGGCTAAGTATGTGAACTTCACTGAAAAATTCATCAAGAGCTGTCATATAAGGGCATCTTCTTAG
- the LOC121236701 gene encoding disease resistance protein At4g27190 codes for MEVVASIVAEAVVAIGRLFSGSIYSMIVDTVKYQSNLDALDKEMKPLMALRDDVKNETELAEIEGKVPRTRVIEWLKEVDELLLKVDQIQAVKLSRLPLNCSKGYRISREAAENLREIQRLLKAGSFHTGSVSVSYSAPSAVEHIPGHSIQDQTTASTTLSQTMTLLSDPTVLRIGIWGMGGVGKTTLIRNLNNKLKGTSSILPFSIVIWATVSKNFDMKKVQIQIAERLNLKAKKEESTERLSILLYERLEKEKNFLLILDDIWAKIDLHRLGIPEPGVEKGSKIILTTRSLDICRYMMTDVEVKVNGLNDEEAWQLFSRYTGSVVSSEHVRPFAEAIARECCGLPLAITIVGAAMRGKTMVRLWEDALNELQRSRPNIGGVEDEVYKPLKWSYDSLQGKRIKSCFLYCSLFPEDFAIGKSELVKCWLAEGLLDEQENYEASLNRGIAMIESLKDSCLLEEGIRECTVKMHDIVRDVAIWIASSSEDECKSLVRSGMGLTEISAVELLNSLRRVSFMNNKIKMLPDRVIQCSEATTLLLQGNSHLDGIPERFLQGFGALRVLNLSRTNIHSLPLSLLQLDDLRALLLKDCLYLEELPSLERLSRLEVLDLSATPIKELPRGMENLSNLRQLILSRTRHLKTIQTGIISRLSCLEYLDMTHSGYQLRVKREVEEKQTSFEELLCLERLLVLFIHLERIPCLSSEPLSSVYRLTRFQFLIGPHAHHLKGRHAHDKRTVTVRALDLSAEPIWCLLSIASSLLLNHCWGLNEMLENLVINSVGSFAGLKSLTIRRSDCSFRPGRGCAGTTLCDLLPNLEELHLEYLSCIESISELVSHLGLRFLRLKSIVVANCPKLKNLLSCGFFIHDLPNLDVIKVSFCDELDELFNCLPLQNMDLCPVVPNLRVLKLKDVPKLRAVCRDEETWPCLEQVDVIDCSLLRKLPLTNRNAENMKKIRGESQWWNALEWDADITKSNLQPYFHPAEASRSRKEWE; via the coding sequence ATGGAAGTGGTGGCTTCGATTGTTGCCGAAGCAGTGGTAGCAATTGGCCGGCTTTTCTCTGGTTCTATCTATTCTATGATCGTGGACACTGTCAAATACCAATCAAACCTTGATGCTCTGGACAAGGAGATGAAACCACTTATGGCTCTCAGAGATGATGTAAAAAATGAAACCGAATTAGCTGAGATTGAAGGAAAAGTGCCAAGGACTCGAGTCATAGAGTGGCTTAAGGAGGTTGATGAGCTTCTGCTTAAAGTCGATCAGATTCAAGCAGTAAAGCTTTCTCGACTTCCCTTAAATTGCAGTAAGGGGTATAGAATAAGCAGGGAAGCGGCAGAAAACCTCAGAGAGATACAAAGGCTTCTAAAAGCTGGAAGTTTCCACACTGGTAGTGTGTCTGTCAGTTATTCAGCACCCAGTGCAGTAGAGCATATTCCAGGACATTCAATTCAAGATCAAACAACAGCATCAACAACTTTATCCCAAACTATGACGCTATTGTCTGACCCTACAGTATTAAGGATTGGTATTTGGGGAATGGGAGGTGTAGGCAAGACTACTCTGATAAGAAACTTGAACAATAAGCTCAAAGGTACTTCTTCAATCCTGCCTTTCAGCATTGTCATCTGGGCTACTGTTTCCAAGAATTTTGACATGAAAAAAGTCCAAATACAAATAGCCGAGAGATTGAACTTGAAagcaaagaaggaagaaagtACGGAGAGATTGTCTATTCTACTTTATGAAAGACTTGAGAAGGAGAAAAATTTTCTGCTGATTCTAGATGACATTTGGGCGAAAATTGATTTGCATAGGTTGGGCATCCCGGAGCCTGGGGTTGAAAAGGGTTCTAAGATCATATTAACAACTCGATCTCTAGATATCTGTAGGTACATGATGACTGATGTTGAAGTTAAAGTGAATGGTTTAAATGATGAAGAAGCTTGGCAATTATTCAGTCGATATACGGGGAGTGTGGTTAGTTCAGAACATGTTAGACCCTTCGCAGAAGCAATTGCTAGAGAATGCTGTGGATTGCCATTGGCTATAACCATCGTGGGAGCTGCTATGAGAGGAAAGACAATGGTGCGGCTGTGGGAGGATGCCTTAAATGAGTTGCAAAGATCAAGGCCTAATATAGGAGGCGTTGAGGATGAGGTCTATAAGCCTTTGAAGTGGAGTTACGACTCACTACAaggtaaaagaataaaaagttgTTTCCTGTATTGTTCTTTGTTTCCCGAGGACTTCGCTATTGGAAAAAGTGAACTAGTAAAGTGCTGGCTGGCGGAAGGTTTGCTAGATGAACAAGAGAACTACGAGGCTTCACTCAATAGAGGAATTGCCATGATTGAAAGTCTGAAAGACTCTTGTTTGTTGGAAGAGGGTATCCGTGAGTGCACTGTGAAGATGCATGACATAGTTCGTGATGTTGCCATATGGATTGCATCCTCATCTGAGGATGAGTGTAAATCCCTTGTCCGTTCAGGTATGGGCTTGACTGAGATTTCAGCCGTTGAGTTATTAAATTCTCTAAGAAGAGTTTCTTTCATGAATAACAAGATAAAAATGCTACCTGATCGTGTGATACAATGCTCAGAGGCCACGACTTTGCTACTGCAAGGTAATAGTCACCTTGACGGAATTCCAGAGAGATTCCTGCAAGGATTTGGAGCACTCAGAGTCCTGAATCTGAGTAGGACAAACATCCATTCATTGCCTCTTTCTTTGCTTCAACTTGATGACCTTCGTGCTCTCCTTTTAAAGGACTGCCTCTATCTTGAAGAACTACCCTCGCTGGAGAGGCTTAGTAGACTTGAAGTGCTAGATCTCTCTGCCACTCCTATCAAAGAATTGCCAAGAgggatggaaaacttgagcaaCTTAAGGCAACTGATCTTATCCCGCACTCGACACCTAAAAACCATTCAAACTGGAATTATATCAAGGTTGTCTTGTTTAGAGTACCTGGATATGACACACAGTGGTTACCAGTTGAGGGTGAAGAGGGAAGTAGAAGAGAAACAGACATCTTTTGAAGAGCTCCTATGCCTTGAGAGGCTACTTGTCTTATTCATCCATTTGGAGAGGATCCCATGTCTGAGCTCTGAACCTCTTTCCTCGGTATATAGATTAACCAGATTCCAGTTTTTAATTGGTCCACATGCGCACCACTTGAAAGGTAGGCATGCACATGACAAAAGAACAGTAACTGTAAGGGCTCTTGATCTTTCTGCAGAACCGATTTGGTGCTTGTTGAGTATTGCCAGCTCTCTACTCTTGAATCATTGTTGGGGACTGAATGAGATGCTAGAAAACTTGGTCATTAACAGCGTTGGCAGCTTCGCTGGTTTAAAATCTCTTACCATCAGACGATCTGATTGCAGTTTTCGGCCAGGAAGAGGATGTGCGGGTACGACTCTCTGTGACCTCCTACCAAATTTGGAGGAACTTCATCTCGAATACCTGTCATGCATAGAAAGCATTTCAGAACTAGTTTCCCACCTGGGGCTGAGATTTCTGAGACTAAAATCAATAGTAGTGGCCAATTGTCCTAAACTGAAGAATCTTCTCTCATGTGGTTTCTTCATTCATGACCTGCCAAACCTAGATGTAATCAAGGTGAGCTTCTGTGACGAGTTAGACGAACTCTTTAATTGTCTTCCTTTGCAGAATATGGATCTATGTCCTGTTGTTCCAAATCTACGGGTACTGAAATTGAAGGACGTTCCCAAATTAAGGGCTGTTTGCAGAGACGAAGAGACATGGCCATGTCTAGAGCAGGTAGATGTGATCGATTGCAGTCTTCTCAGGAAGTTGCCTCTTACAAACCGAAATGCAGAAAACATGAAGAAAATAAGAGGAGAATCACAATGGTGGAACGCATTGGAGTGGGATGCTGACATAACCAAATCAAACCTGCAGCCTTATTTTCATCCAGCCGAGGCCTCTAGGAGCCGTAAGGAGTGGGAGTGA
- the LOC121237464 gene encoding autophagy-related protein 18f-like, producing the protein MRNEGQKQQQGGVPKPGRPNSFMPSSFRAISSYLRIVSSGASTVARSAASAASSIVDRDHDANHDQVNWAGFDKLEDEGDVIRHVLLLAYWSGFQVWDVGDADNVRGLVSRHDGPVSFMQMLPKPITKKKLQGKFADSHPLLVVCTDGSLYTGSSIQDGVVTPSNRNIPNGLDPVDCSFLPTAVQFYSFKSQSYVHVLKFRSVVYSVRCSSRVVAIAQAAQINCFETETLEREYTILTNPIVSVFPGSGGIGYGPLAVGSRWLAYSGSPVIVSNSGHVSPQHLMHSASFPDFPSNGSMVAHYAKESSKQLAAGILTLGDMGYKKLSRYCSELLPDSNTSMQSGNPASKSNGTVNIQLTDAENAGMVIVRDIVSKVVIAQFRAHQSHISALCFDLSGTLLVTASVQGHNINVFKIMPELHRSSSTSAAGASHVHLYRLQRGFTNAVIQDISFSDDSNWIMISSSRGTSHLFVINPVGGSVKFQSADVSPTTRNRNLTKPSVSWPPNQQSLCAAGPPVTLSVVSRIRNGNNGWRGTVSGAAAAATGRKSFLSGAIASSFHNCGGNALYVDCSSSKATYHFMVFFPSSCLTQYMLQTSTCLGPMAVVPGLSSSAESAPECDARLVIEAVQKWNICLEQNQKEREDNTDIFGENRNSDGTRIYFKGVRKGNSIYPEARDIFTKAKTSSEEKHHFYISEAELQMHEPRAPLWAKPEIYFQSMMVEGSKMDEENASGGEFETERIPTHTIEAR; encoded by the exons ATGAGGAATGAGGGCCAGAAACAACAGCAGGGTGGTGTGCCAAAGCCAGGGCGGCCCAACAGCTTTATGCCGAGCTCTTTTCGTGCCATTTCCAGCTACCTGAGGATCGTGTCATCGGGAGCATCGACAGTGGCGCGCTCTGCGGCCTCGGCGGCGTCATCAATTGTGGATAGGGATCATGATGCCAACCATGATCAG GTGAACTGGGCCGGGTTTGACAAGTTAGAGGATGAAGGAGATGTCATTCGGCACGTTCTCCTGCTGGCTTACTGGTCTGGTTTCCAGGTTTGGGATGTTGGAGATGCAGATAATGTCCGAGGCCTAGTTTCCAGACATGACGGTCCGGTTTCATTTATGCAAATGCTCCCAAAACCAATCACAAAAAAGAAGTTGCAGGGCAAGTTTGCAGACAGCCACCCACTACTGGTAGTTTGTACTGATGGGTCCCTTTATACAGGTAGTAGCATTCAGGATGGTGTAGTCACTCCTTCGAATAGGAACATCCCAAATGGCCTGGATCCAGTGGATTGCAGTTTTTTGCCTACTGCTGTTCAGTTTTATTCCTTTAAATCTCAATCTTATGTTCATGTGCTAAAGTTCAGGTCAGTTGTTTACTCTGTACGGTGCAGTTCCCGAGTTGTCGCTATTGCTCAAGCAGCTCAG ATAAACTGCTTTGAGACCGAAACTCTAGAGAGGGAATATACCATTCTTACGAACCCTATAGTTTCGGTGTTCCCTGGTTCTGGTGGCATAGGTTATGGACCCCTTGCTGTGGGTTCCCGATGGCTTGCTTATAGTGGAAGTCCGGTTATAGTGTCAAATTCAGGTCATGTCAGTCCACAACATTTAATGCATTCTGCAAGCTTTCCTGATTTCCCTTCAAATGGGAGTATGGTGGCTCACTATGCAAAAGAATCAAGCAAGCAACTTGCTGCTGGGATTTTGACCCTTGGAGACATGGGATATAAGAAGTTGTCCAGGTACTGCTCTGAGCTTCTGCCTGATAGTAATACTTCAATGCAATCAGGGAATCCTGCCTCGAAAAGCAATGGGACTGTTAATATCCAATTAACAGATGCAGAAAATGCCGGAATG GTCATTGTCAGAGATATTGTCAGCAAAGTTGTGATTGCCCAGTTCAGGGCACACCAGAGTCATATTTCAGCATTATGCTTTGACCTTAGTGGCACCCTTTTAGTTACCGCATCGGTCCAGGGGCACAAcataaatgttttcaaaataatgCCTGAACTCCACAGAAGCTCTTCTACATCTGCTGCAGGTGCATCTCATGTACATCTTTACAGGCTGCAACGCGGTTTCACAAATGCA GTCATACAGGATATCAGTTTCAGTGACGACAGTAACTGGATTATGATCAGTTCATCAAGGGGGACTAGCCATCTGTTTGTTATTAATCCTGTTGGAGGATCAGTAAAATTTCAGTCTGCTGATGTTAGTCCTACTACCAGGAATAGAAATTTGACTAAGCCATCGGTTAGTTGGCCACCTAATCAACAGAGCCTTTGTGCAGCTGGTCCTCCAGTTACACTTTCTGTTGTCAGTAGGATAAGGAACGGAAATAATGGATGGAGAGGAACAGTAAGTGGTGCAGCAGCAGCTGCAACAGGCAGGAAGAGTTTTCTTTCTGGCGCTATTGCTTCTTCTTTCCACAATTGCGGAGGCAATGCTTTATATGTGGATTGCAGCTCTTCAAAGGCAACATACCACTTCATGGTATTTTTTCCATCCAGTTGTTTGACACAATATATGTTGCAAACATCAACTTGTCTTGGTCCAATGGCTGTTGTGCCTGGATTAAGCAGTTCTGCTGAGTCAGCTCCAGAATGTGATGCAAGATTAGTCATTGAGGCTGTCCAGAAATGGAATATATGTCTGGAACAGaaccaaaaagagagagaagataatACTGACATATTTGGTGAGAATCGAAATTCAGACGGCActagaatatattttaaaggagTGAGGAAGGGAAATAGCATTTATCCTGAAGCCAGGGATATATTTACAAAAGCAAAGACCAGTTCTGAGgagaaacatcatttttatatatcagAAGCTGAACTGCAGATGCATGAACCTCGAGCCCCGTTGTGGGCAAAACCTGAG ATATACTTTCAGTCAATGATGGTGGAAGGCTCCAAAATGGATGAAGAAAATGCTTCTGGGGGGGAATTTGAAACAGAGAGGATTCCAACTCACACAATTGAAGCAAGGTGA
- the LOC121237465 gene encoding putative multidrug resistance protein, with amino-acid sequence MLFSSSLCCLMKNRIPFYVQIPDCLAYMSTFVFCHIFAFKLSWRLTLAVMPLSIMFIAPGLVFGNMMMGLVMKMIGSYGVAGGIAEQAISSIRTVYSYVGECHTLDRFSRALQESSEFGIKLGFVKGLLLGSMGIIYIGWGFQAWVGIYLISEKNEQGGHVLIAGFNVLMGGLSILSALPNLTGITEAMTAASRISEMIGRVPTIDSEDKKGKALSHVRGEIEFKDIYFSYPSRPDMRILEDFNLKVPAGKRVGLVGGSGSGKSTVIALLQRFYDPIEGDVILDGYKIRRLQLKWLRSQLGLVNQEPVLFATSIKENILFGKEGASMDTVINAAKAANAHDFITKLPDGYETQVGQFGFQLSGGQKQRIAIARALLRDPKILLLDEATSALDAQSERTVQEAIDQASKGRTTIIIAHRLSTIRTANLIVVLQAGRVVESGSHNELMQMNDGQGGEYSKMVELQQVAMQNEVPNTPSTPVKGRSHHRMSIPPSPISVRSSTHSSPMLYPFSQAFSMGTPYSYSVQYDSDDDSDQEYLKKSSYAPPSQWRLLKMNTPEWGKAVFGCLGALGSGAVQPINAYCVGLLVSYYFLPESEMKSKSRVLSLVFLGIGVFNFFTNILQHYNFAIMGEMLTKRVRENLLKKLMTFEIGWFDQEDNTSAAICARLATEASMVRSLVGDRMSLLVQAIFGATFAYILSLVLTWRLSLVMISVQPLVIGSFYARSVLMKNMSEKARKAQKEGSQLASEAVINHRTITAFSSQKRILGLYGATLIGPRKASVKQSWVSGFGLFSSQFFNTASTALAFWYGGRLLTKGEVGPKQLFQTFFILLFTAYIIAEAGSMTNDLSKGSSAIQSLLTILDRRSEIDPDSKWGMEIKRKIKGRIELKNVYFSYPTRPEQMIFKGLSLKIEAGRTVALVGQSGSGKSTIIGLIERFYDPVKGSLHIDDQEIKNYNLRMLRSHIALVSQEPTLFAGTIRENIVYGKVNATESEIRKAAVLANAHEFISGMNDGYDTNCGERGAQLSGGQKQRIALARAILKNPAILLLDEATSALDSVSENLVQEALEKMMVGRTCVVVAHRLSTIQKANTIAVIKNGKVAEQGSHNELISLGHGGAYYSLIKLQGRSSG; translated from the exons atGCTTTTTTCTTCGTCTTTGTGCTGTTTAATGAAAAACCGGATTCCTTTCTATGTGCAGATACCCGATTGCCTTGCTTACATGTCAACTTTCGTCTTCTGCCACATATTTGCCTTCAAACTTTCGTGGAGACTTACACTGGCAGTTATGCCGCTCTCAATCATGTTCATAGCTCCAGGACTTGTGTTTGGGAATATGATGATGGGCCTGGTAATGAAGATGATTGGATCTTATGGAGTTGCTGGTGGGATTGCAGAACAAGCAATTTCTTCAATAAGAACTGTGTATTCTTACGTGGGAGAGTGTCATACACTAGACAGATTCAGCCGTGCACTTCAGGAATCTTCGGAATTTGGGATAAAACTAGGCTTTGTAAAAGGATTGCTGCTGGGGAGCAtgggaattatatatataggttggGGTTTTCAGGCTTGGGTTGGGATTTATTTGATTTCTGAAAAAAATGAACAAGGTGGGCATGTCTTGATAGCTGGGTTCAATGTACTCATGGGCGGCTT GAGTATTTTGAGTGCCCTCCCAAATCTAACTGGGATTACAGAGGCAATGACTGCTGCCTCCCGGATCTCCGAGATGATTGGACGGGTTCCTACCATAGACTCTGAAGATAAAAAGGGGAAGGCTTTATCACATGTGAGAGGCGAGATTGAATTCAAAGACATATATTTTAGTTATCCATCAAGACCTGATATGCGGATCTTAGAAGACTTCAATCTGAAGGTTCCAGCAGGTAAAAGAGTAGGCCTTGTTGGGGGCAGCGGTTCTGGGAAGTCCACAGTCATTGCACTGCTTCAAAGATTTTACGACCCAATTGAAGGAGATGTAATCCTGGATGGATACAAAATAAGAAGACTTCAGCTGAAATGGTTGAGATCCCAACTTGGTCTTGTGAATCAAGAACCTGTTCTATTTGCAACATCCATTAAAGAGAATATCCTATTTGGGAAAGAAGGAGCCTCAATGGACACAGTCATAAATGCAGCCAAAGCAGCAAATGCACATGATTTCATCACTAAGTTACCTGATGGATATGAAACTCAA GTTGGGCAATTTGGATTCCAATTATCTGGAGGCCAAAAGCAACGGATTGCCATAGCCAGAGCCCTACTCAGGGACCCAAAAATCCTGCTGCTCGATGAAGCCACTAGTGCTCTGGATGCACAGTCTGAAAGGACGGTGCAGGAGGCAATTGATCAGGCTTCAAAAGGGAGGACAACAATCATCATTGCCCATCGCCTGTCAACGATCAGGACAGCAAACTTGATTGTGGTTCTACAAGCTGGCAGAGTGGTTGAGTCAGGTTCACACAATGAGCTGATGCAAATGAATGATGGACAAGGTGGGGAATATTCCAAGATGGTTGAGTTGCAGCAGGTGGCAATGcaaaatgaagttcccaacaCTCCCAGTACTCCAGTAAAAGGAAGAAGCCACCACAGAATGAGCATTCCCCCAAGCCCAATCAGTGTGAGGTCAAGCACTCACAGCAGTCCAATGTTATATCCCTTCAGCCAGGCATTTTCCATGGGCACACCCTATTCCTACTCTGTCCAATATGACTCTGACGATGATAGTGATCAAGAGTATTTAAAGAAATCTAGCTATGCCCCTCCTTCCCAGTGGCGTTTACTGAAAATGAACACTCCTGAGTGGGGAAAAGCTGTGTTTGGTTGCCTGGGAGCCTTGGGTTCGGGAGCAGTACAACCCATAAATGCTTATTGTGTGGGATTACTTGTATCCTACTATTTCCTCCCGGAATCCGAAATGAAGTCTAAATCCAGAGTCTTATCCCTCGTTTTCTTGGGTATTGgtgttttcaactttttcaccaATATCCTCCAACACTACAACTTTGCAATTATGGGTGAAATGTTGACAAAAAGGGTACGGGAGAATCTTCTCAAAAAACTGATGACCTTTGAGATTGGGTGGTTTGATCAAGAAGACAACACAAGTGCAGCCATATGTGCAAGGTTAGCCACTGAAGCCAGCATGGTCCGGTCCCTTGTCGGGGACCGGATGTCATTGCTGGTTCAAGCAATTTTTGGGGCTACTTTCGCTTACATACTAAGTCTTGTGCTCACATGGAGGCTATCCCTCGTAATGATTTCGGTGCAGCCACTAGTCATTGGGAGTTTTTATGCAAGGAGTGTTTTGATGAAGAATATGTCTGAGAAAGCCCGAAAAGCACAGAAGGAAGGAAGCCAACTAGCAAGCGAAGCAGTCATTAATCACAGAACTATAACTGCTTTCTCTTCTCAGAAAAGAATATTGGGGCTCTATGGTGCAACCTTAATAGGTCCTAGGAAGGCTAGTGTAAAACAGTCCTGGGTTTCGGGCTTTGGCCTGTTTAGCTCCCAATTTTTTAACACAGCTTCAACAGCTTTAGCTTTCTGGTATGGTGGGAGGCTCCTGACGAAAGGAGAAGTAGGACCAAAGcaactttttcaaacattttttattttgctattCACTGCTTATATTATAGCTGAAGCTGGGAGCATGACTAACGATTTATCTAAAGGAAGCAGTGCCATTCAATCACTTTTGACTATTCTTGACCGGAGAAGTGAGATTGATCCAGACAGCAAATGGGGGATGgagattaaaaggaaaataaagggACGGATTGAGCTTAAAAATGTTTACTTTTCATATCCAACAAGACCTGAACAGATGATCTTCAAGGGCCTGAGCCTTAAGATTGAGGCAGGGAGAACAGTGGCACTCGTAGGGCAAAGTGGTTCTGGCAAATCTACAATTATCGGGCTTATTGAGAGGTTTTATGATCCTGTAAAGGGATCTCTTCATATAGATGATCAGGAAATTAAGAACTATAATTTGAGAATGTTGAGGTCACATATAGCATTAGTCAGTCAGGAGCCAACTCTTTTTGCTGGAACCATACGCGAAAACATTGTCTATGGGAAAGTGAATGCGACAGAGTCTGAGATAAGAAAAGCTGCAGTTCTTGCCAATGCTCATGAATTTATAAG TGGCATGAATGATGGGTATGATACAAACTGTGGAGAAAGAGGAGCTCAGCTATCAGGAGGCCAGAAGCAAAGGATAGCACTAGCTCGTGCAATACTAAAGAACCCTGCAATCCTTCTATTGGATGAAGCTACGAGTGCACTTGATAGTGTGTCGGAAAACCTAGTTCAAGAAGCGCTTGAGAAAATGATGGTTGGAAGGACGTGTGTGGTTGTTGCTCATCGGTTGTCTACTATACAGAAAGCCAACACAATTGCTGTCATCAAGAATGGAAAGGTTGCGGAACAAGGGTCTCATAACGAACTCATTTCCTTGGGTCATGGTGGAGCATACTACTCTCTCATAAAACTACAAGGCCGCAGTTCGGGATGA